A stretch of the Chloroflexota bacterium genome encodes the following:
- a CDS encoding response regulator — VLTTSEAEQDILESYNLHANCYVRKPVDLDAFIQVVRSIDNFWLAIVKLPPE; from the coding sequence TGGTGCTGACCACCTCCGAAGCCGAACAGGACATCCTGGAAAGCTACAATTTGCACGCGAACTGTTACGTCAGGAAGCCTGTCGATCTGGACGCCTTCATCCAGGTGGTCCGGTCCATCGACAACTTCTGGCTGGCCATTGTGAAGCTGCCGCCCGAATGA